The proteins below come from a single Miscanthus floridulus cultivar M001 chromosome 1, ASM1932011v1, whole genome shotgun sequence genomic window:
- the LOC136485300 gene encoding kiwellin-1-like has product MASRTIARLSLALAAILPVALATFPHRALLQSCQSNGSIRGKSGSCNPDNDSVCCEDGKGYTTFACSPPVTTRTRATLTLNSFAKGGDGGGASSCTGTFFDDDVKVVALSTGWFNKGKRCQNSIVIRASNGRSVTAMVVDECDSLHGCDDEHNFEPPCANNIVDGSPAVWKALGLNTDDGEVPITWSEA; this is encoded by the coding sequence ATGGCTAGCAGAACGATAGCTCGTCTCTCCTTGGCGCTCGCGGCCATCCTTCCTGTAGCTCTTGCCACCTTCCCCCACCGCGCGCTCCTCCAGTCCTGCCAGTCCAACGGCTCCATCCGCGGCAAGTCCGGCAGCTGCAACCCTGATAACGACTCCGTGTGCTGCGAGGACGGGAAGGGCTACACGACGTTCGCATGCTCCCCGCCGGTGACGACCCGCACCCGCGCCACGCTGACGCTCAACAGCTTCGCGAAGggcggagacggcggcggcgcgtcCAGCTGCACCGGCACGTTCTTCGACGACGACgtgaaggtggtggcgctgtccacggGGTGGTTCAACAAAGGGAAGCGGTGCCAGAATAGTATCGTGATCAGGGCGAGCAACGGCAGGTCCGTGACGGCCATGGTCGTAGACGAGTGCGACTCTCTCCACGGCTGCGACGATGAGCACAACTTCGAGCCCCCGTGCGCCAACAACATCGTGGATGGGTCCCCGGCGGTGTGGAAGGCGCTCGGGCTCAACACCGACGATGGGGAGGTGCCCATCACCTGGTccgaggcgtga